The Acidobacteriota bacterium genome segment TCGTTGAACTCGGTGGAGGTCCCGTGGGCGTTGATGTAGTCCACGTCCTCCGGCCGGACGCCGCCGTCGCGCAGGGCGATCTCCATCCCCCGGCGGGCGCCGTCGGCGTCGGGCGGCGGCGCCGTGATGTGGTAGGCGTCGCTGGTCATGCCGTAGCCGATCACCTCGCCGTAGATGGTGGCACCCCGGGCCTTGGCGTGCGCGAGTTCCTCGAACACCATGACCCCCGCGCCCTCGCCCACCACGAACCCGTCCCGCCCGGCGTCGAAGGGCCGGCTGGCGGCCTTGGGGTTGTCGTTGCGCGTGGACAGCGCCCGCATGGCGGCGAACCCGCCGATGCCCATGGGGGTGATGGCCGCTTCGCTGCCGCCGGTGATCATCACGTCGGCGTCGCCGCGCTGGATGATCTTGAAGGAGTCGCCCAGCGAGTGGGACGAGGTGGCGCACGCCGTGCAGGAGGCGCAGTTGGGTCCCTTGGCCCCGTATCGCATGGAAACCATTCCCGTGGCGAGGTTGATGATGGCCGCGGGGATGAAGTAGGGCGATATGCGGCGGGGACCGAACTTCAGGAGTTTCTCGTGCTCCTGCTCGATGGTGGAGAACCCGCCGATTCCGGAACCGATGTATACCCCCACCCGCTCCCGGTCCACCTTCTCCATGTCGAGGCCCGCCATCTTGATCGCGAACTCGGACGCGGCAAGGGCAAGATGGATGAAGCGGTCGAACTTCCGAACCTCCTTCTTGTCCATGAACTCTTCCGGGTTGAAATCCTTGATCGCGCAGGCGAATTTCACCGGGTACTCGTTCACGTCGAACGCCGTGATGGTGTCGGCGCCACTGACCCCCGCGAGAAGATTGTTCCACGTCTTCTCCGTCCCCGTCCCCAGAGCGGAGACCATACCTATCCCTGTGACCACAACTCTTCGTTTCAAGGCAAGCTCCTTTTCAGAAATGTCCGGAGTGGGCCGAAGCCCCCTCGTCCGTTCCCACTACTTGTCGCCGGCTTTCTCCCGGATGTAGTCGATGGCGTTCTGGACCGTCGTGATCTTCTCGGCG includes the following:
- the fabF gene encoding beta-ketoacyl-ACP synthase II, whose amino-acid sequence is MKRRVVVTGIGMVSALGTGTEKTWNNLLAGVSGADTITAFDVNEYPVKFACAIKDFNPEEFMDKKEVRKFDRFIHLALAASEFAIKMAGLDMEKVDRERVGVYIGSGIGGFSTIEQEHEKLLKFGPRRISPYFIPAAIINLATGMVSMRYGAKGPNCASCTACATSSHSLGDSFKIIQRGDADVMITGGSEAAITPMGIGGFAAMRALSTRNDNPKAASRPFDAGRDGFVVGEGAGVMVFEELAHAKARGATIYGEVIGYGMTSDAYHITAPPPDADGARRGMEIALRDGGVRPEDVDYINAHGTSTEFNDKLETLAIKRVFGEHAYKLSISSTKSMHGHLLGAAGGMEGAVTVLALHHQVIPPTINYETPDPECDLNYTPNEAKKMDIRYALSNSFGFGGTNAVLLFKRYTE